A portion of the Blastopirellula sediminis genome contains these proteins:
- a CDS encoding MFS transporter — translation MPAMFSLSVMMFLQFFIWGAWYVTVGNYMYSRGMFDEVSWAYTVGPIAAIISPFFLGFVADRYFATEKVLGTLHLLGAVAMFAAPFAAGVSPTLFIIVLLLHMLCYMPTLGLTNTLAFHNITNQEVQFPIIRVFGTIGWIAANIVVSKIFQADTSELQFYVTGGAAVALGFFSFMLPHTPPPSAGKAVTFREIMGVDALALMKERSFAVFIVSSFLICIPLAAYYAYAPVFVGKVGFTSPGAWMSIGQVSEIVFMLLIPVFFAFLGVKWMLFVGMFAWVLRYGLFAAAADSNMWLLVLAGIVLHGICYDFFFVTGFIYTDKKCSKELRGQAQGFLVFVTQGLGLGIGAKLVGMLVKMNTPAEALAMQDQAQALTKEAYGMTDLAAAAELQAKAGELAGQAVQMMNWQMIWLIPCIFAGVVMILFGLLFYDKAADQGTMEAEDEAPAPAAH, via the coding sequence ATGCCAGCGATGTTCAGCCTCTCGGTGATGATGTTTCTCCAGTTCTTTATCTGGGGGGCGTGGTACGTCACCGTCGGTAACTATATGTACTCACGGGGGATGTTTGACGAAGTCTCGTGGGCTTACACCGTCGGCCCGATCGCCGCGATCATTTCTCCCTTCTTCTTGGGGTTCGTCGCCGACCGCTACTTTGCCACCGAAAAGGTGCTCGGCACGCTCCATCTGCTGGGCGCAGTCGCGATGTTCGCCGCGCCATTTGCAGCCGGCGTCAGCCCGACGCTGTTCATCATCGTGCTGCTGCTGCACATGCTTTGCTACATGCCGACGCTCGGTCTGACCAACACGCTGGCGTTTCATAACATTACGAACCAGGAAGTGCAGTTCCCGATTATTCGCGTCTTCGGGACGATCGGCTGGATCGCGGCGAACATCGTCGTCAGCAAGATCTTTCAGGCCGACACCTCGGAACTGCAGTTTTACGTGACCGGCGGCGCCGCCGTGGCGCTCGGCTTTTTCAGTTTCATGCTCCCCCACACGCCGCCGCCGTCAGCCGGCAAGGCGGTCACCTTCCGCGAGATTATGGGGGTCGACGCTTTGGCGCTGATGAAGGAACGTTCGTTTGCCGTCTTTATCGTCAGCTCGTTTTTGATCTGCATTCCGCTGGCCGCTTACTACGCCTACGCTCCGGTCTTCGTCGGCAAGGTTGGGTTCACCAGCCCGGGCGCTTGGATGTCGATCGGCCAGGTTTCGGAAATCGTCTTCATGCTGCTGATTCCCGTCTTCTTCGCCTTCTTAGGGGTGAAGTGGATGTTGTTCGTCGGGATGTTCGCGTGGGTGCTGCGATACGGGTTGTTCGCGGCCGCCGCCGACAGCAACATGTGGCTGTTGGTTTTGGCCGGCATTGTGCTGCACGGCATCTGCTACGACTTCTTCTTCGTGACCGGGTTCATCTATACGGATAAGAAGTGTTCTAAGGAATTGCGCGGTCAGGCCCAGGGCTTCCTCGTCTTTGTGACGCAAGGTTTGGGGCTGGGGATCGGCGCCAAGCTGGTCGGCATGCTGGTGAAGATGAACACGCCGGCCGAAGCGCTGGCGATGCAGGACCAAGCGCAGGCCTTGACGAAAGAAGCGTACGGAATGACCGATTTGGCTGCCGCCGCGGAATTGCAGGCGAAAGCGGGAGAATTGGCCGGTCAAGCGGTGCAGATGATGAACTGGCAGATGATTTGGCTGATTCCGTGCATCTTCGCCGGAGTGGTGATGATCCTGTTCGGCTTGTTGTTCTACGACAAGGCGGCCGACCAAGGGACGATGGAAGCCGAAGATGAGGCTCCGGCGCCGGCGGCGCATTAA
- a CDS encoding Flp family type IVb pilin translates to MNVLAQKIQNFLVSEDGPTAVEYAVMLALIVIVCLTAIQAIGTQANATFTKIGNDMSAANATGGATP, encoded by the coding sequence ATGAACGTTCTCGCTCAAAAGATTCAGAATTTCCTGGTATCGGAAGATGGCCCGACCGCGGTTGAGTACGCCGTGATGCTGGCCCTCATCGTCATCGTATGCTTGACGGCCATTCAGGCCATCGGTACGCAGGCGAACGCCACGTTTACCAAAATTGGTAACGACATGTCGGCCGCGAACGCGACCGGCGGCGCCACCCCGTAA
- a CDS encoding A24 family peptidase, translating to MEYVNDMGAAITEHWPVWVVTITLIVAAVIDGFQLKVPNWITFPFIIAGWIYSVTAFGWEGLGWSMLGTIVGLALLLPAYAIGGMGAGDVKLLAGVGAWMYGTHTFYAFCISAVVGAVLAICMVLFRGAWQKHSNQAWMILNEILTIRDPNQLSAIAAERKPTMMLLPYGIPIAIGSIAYFIWMGMLV from the coding sequence ATGGAATACGTAAACGACATGGGCGCCGCGATCACGGAGCATTGGCCGGTGTGGGTAGTGACCATCACGTTGATCGTGGCGGCGGTGATTGACGGCTTTCAGCTGAAGGTCCCGAACTGGATCACGTTCCCGTTCATTATCGCCGGCTGGATCTACAGCGTCACCGCTTTCGGCTGGGAAGGTCTCGGCTGGAGCATGCTCGGCACGATCGTCGGTTTGGCTCTGCTGTTGCCGGCTTACGCCATCGGCGGCATGGGCGCTGGCGACGTCAAGTTGCTAGCAGGGGTCGGCGCCTGGATGTACGGCACCCACACCTTCTACGCTTTCTGCATTTCGGCTGTCGTCGGCGCGGTGCTGGCGATCTGCATGGTCTTGTTCCGCGGCGCTTGGCAAAAGCACTCGAACCAGGCCTGGATGATTTTGAACGAAATCCTGACGATTCGTGATCCGAATCAGCTTTCGGCGATCGCCGCTGAACGGAAGCCGACCATGATGTTGCTTCCCTACGGCATCCCGATCGCGATCGGCTCGATCGCTTACTTCATTTGGATGGGAATGCTGGTATGA
- a CDS encoding TadE/TadG family type IV pilus assembly protein, producing MYRSYRTGAAVVEFAIVAPLFFLLVFGMIEYGRMVMVQQVITNASREGARRAVLDGATTTEVVAAVEEFLNQASVSGPNLEIRVSPDPPSSAENGDPVGVTVIVPFSDVSWIPSPMYLGGTTLEAKTVMRREGIK from the coding sequence TTGTACCGATCATATCGAACGGGAGCGGCTGTCGTCGAATTTGCCATCGTGGCTCCGCTCTTCTTCCTGCTGGTATTCGGCATGATCGAATACGGTCGGATGGTGATGGTTCAGCAAGTGATTACGAACGCGTCACGCGAAGGAGCTCGCCGAGCGGTTCTGGATGGCGCGACCACCACTGAAGTGGTCGCCGCCGTCGAAGAATTTCTCAATCAAGCTTCGGTCAGCGGACCGAACTTGGAGATCCGCGTGTCGCCCGATCCCCCCAGTAGCGCCGAAAACGGCGACCCTGTGGGCGTGACGGTTATCGTTCCGTTTAGCGACGTCAGTTGGATCCCTTCCCCGATGTATCTCGGGGGAACGACGTTGGAAGCGAAGACGGTAATGCGTCGCGAAGGAATCAAATAA
- the cpaB gene encoding Flp pilus assembly protein CpaB: MRPKSLILIVFALGCGLVASIGISQVLESKNQQAAVPQMEMENIFVAIEDIDINEPLTPELIKLEPWPKDKVPEGAVTNLEELENRRPRVRLYAGEPILERKLFGSNEDKGASKMIPAGFRVHSVRVTAESSASGLILPGDRVDVLVYLRSSGAINKTLTRTILKNVRVFAVNEQTHRETDSEGNSINAKTVSLLVKPSQVEILMLASQLGQLSLSLRPPNEDGVEEEDETDDATVEELLGVDEDADPKKKRKPVAAAKDDSGGFLGFLQNYGGSTPIAQPTEAGPQWTMDLLDPNGVRRFEFGEEGMLPMEVAPGASNAPAAAPVSLPMQGLGNAPMPFGPGLAPNGAGSPMGHGSKNEPQGSGDSKSDDASQDDAAPLGLDD, encoded by the coding sequence ATGCGTCCCAAATCGTTAATTCTGATCGTATTCGCTCTGGGCTGCGGGCTGGTAGCCTCGATCGGCATCAGTCAAGTGCTGGAAAGCAAGAACCAGCAAGCTGCCGTTCCCCAGATGGAGATGGAAAACATCTTCGTCGCGATCGAAGACATTGACATCAACGAACCACTTACCCCCGAACTGATCAAACTGGAACCGTGGCCGAAGGACAAAGTGCCGGAAGGTGCGGTCACCAATTTGGAAGAGCTGGAAAACCGTCGCCCCCGCGTTCGTCTGTACGCTGGCGAGCCGATCCTGGAACGCAAGCTGTTTGGATCGAACGAGGACAAAGGCGCCTCGAAGATGATCCCCGCCGGATTCCGCGTTCACTCGGTTCGCGTGACGGCCGAAAGCTCCGCTTCCGGTTTGATTTTGCCGGGGGACCGCGTCGACGTGCTGGTCTACCTGCGTAGCTCGGGCGCGATCAACAAGACGCTGACTCGCACCATTTTGAAGAACGTCCGCGTCTTCGCGGTGAACGAACAAACGCATCGCGAAACCGACTCGGAAGGGAACTCGATCAACGCCAAGACGGTTTCGCTGCTGGTGAAGCCGAGCCAGGTCGAAATCCTGATGCTCGCGAGCCAACTCGGACAACTGAGCTTGTCGCTGCGTCCGCCGAATGAAGACGGCGTCGAAGAAGAAGACGAAACGGATGACGCCACGGTCGAAGAGCTGTTGGGCGTCGACGAAGATGCGGATCCGAAGAAAAAACGAAAACCTGTCGCTGCGGCGAAGGACGACTCGGGCGGATTCCTGGGCTTCCTGCAGAACTACGGCGGCAGCACGCCGATCGCTCAACCGACCGAAGCTGGTCCTCAATGGACGATGGACCTGCTCGATCCGAATGGCGTTCGTCGATTTGAGTTTGGCGAAGAAGGAATGCTCCCGATGGAAGTCGCTCCTGGCGCTTCAAACGCTCCGGCAGCGGCTCCGGTTTCGCTCCCAATGCAAGGATTGGGAAACGCGCCCATGCCGTTTGGGCCGGGCCTCGCTCCGAATGGAGCAGGCTCGCCGATGGGGCATGGATCAAAGAATGAACCGCAGGGAAGCGGCGATTCAAAATCGGATGACGCATCGCAGGACGATGCGGCTCCCCTGGGCCTAGATGACTAA
- a CDS encoding type II and III secretion system protein family protein, producing MMTFRRPMGFLYRYAVACLLTAIATAAANAQDQGAVPNVNFSVDAPNQRLEMMVNSSRIFTLDAKIPKAQVNNPDLLRLTPLSPNKIQVSALKPGVTQVNLWNENGSIHTIDVIVIGDGRELQMLLETEFPNSSIKVRPLASSVVLSGYVDRPEAVSRIVAMAEDYYPKVINNISVGGVQQVMLKVKVYEVSRTKLRTLGIDWASIGSEYFVSSTAAGILGPAGVLTSGARDGLTATAQTVQFGVLGSSSQFYGFIEALRQNNVAKLTSEPTLTTVSGRPASFLAGGQVPIQVASGLGTTSIQFKDFGTRVDFVPIVLGNGNLKLEVRPEVSEVDASLAVNGTPGFRTRRADTAVEMKAGQSMALAGLIQEKIETESRGLPYLADMPWVGAAFRRNIDRRNEVELLIIVTPELVGALNPEEVPCEYPGSNTGIVNDCELYGRGYVEVPACPPGGACIDGGMQGMPGMIGPYDGENIAPGPPVIEMSEPVTPGQAIQSPVPAQQPMTLAPAQPTMVETSNPLQPALSEPTLIGPVGYDALRF from the coding sequence ATGATGACTTTTCGCCGCCCTATGGGTTTCTTGTATCGCTACGCAGTCGCGTGTTTGCTGACCGCAATCGCGACTGCAGCCGCAAACGCCCAAGATCAGGGCGCCGTACCGAACGTCAACTTTTCAGTTGACGCTCCCAATCAACGCCTGGAGATGATGGTCAACTCCAGTCGCATCTTCACGCTTGACGCCAAGATTCCCAAGGCGCAGGTCAATAACCCTGACTTGCTCCGGTTGACTCCGCTTTCGCCGAACAAGATTCAGGTTTCGGCGCTCAAGCCGGGCGTGACCCAGGTCAACCTGTGGAATGAAAACGGCTCGATCCATACGATCGACGTGATCGTCATTGGGGACGGTCGCGAACTGCAAATGTTGCTCGAAACCGAATTCCCCAATTCTTCGATCAAAGTTCGTCCGCTGGCGAGCAGCGTCGTTCTTTCCGGCTACGTCGATCGCCCTGAAGCGGTCAGCCGGATCGTCGCGATGGCCGAAGACTACTATCCGAAAGTTATCAACAACATCAGCGTCGGCGGCGTTCAGCAGGTCATGCTGAAGGTTAAGGTATACGAAGTTTCTCGTACCAAACTGCGAACGCTGGGGATCGACTGGGCTTCGATCGGTAGCGAATACTTCGTCAGCTCGACGGCCGCCGGCATCCTTGGTCCGGCCGGCGTGCTCACCTCCGGAGCCCGCGACGGTCTCACGGCGACCGCCCAGACCGTCCAGTTCGGCGTGCTCGGATCGAGCTCGCAGTTCTACGGCTTTATCGAAGCTTTGCGTCAAAACAACGTCGCCAAGTTGACGTCGGAACCGACTTTGACCACGGTCAGCGGTCGTCCGGCCAGCTTCCTGGCTGGCGGTCAGGTGCCGATCCAGGTCGCGTCGGGTCTTGGTACCACGTCGATTCAGTTCAAAGATTTCGGCACCCGCGTCGATTTCGTGCCGATCGTCTTGGGCAACGGCAATCTGAAACTGGAAGTTCGCCCGGAAGTGAGCGAAGTTGACGCCAGCTTGGCGGTCAACGGAACTCCCGGTTTCCGCACTCGCCGTGCGGATACGGCGGTCGAAATGAAGGCGGGTCAGTCGATGGCGCTGGCCGGTTTGATCCAGGAAAAGATCGAAACCGAAAGCCGCGGCCTACCTTACCTGGCCGACATGCCTTGGGTGGGCGCTGCGTTCCGCCGCAATATCGATCGTCGCAACGAAGTGGAACTGCTGATTATCGTGACGCCGGAACTGGTTGGCGCCTTGAATCCGGAAGAAGTTCCTTGCGAATATCCGGGATCGAACACCGGCATCGTCAACGACTGCGAATTGTACGGTCGCGGTTATGTCGAAGTTCCGGCTTGCCCGCCCGGCGGAGCCTGCATCGACGGCGGAATGCAGGGCATGCCCGGCATGATCGGCCCGTATGATGGCGAAAACATCGCTCCTGGTCCTCCGGTGATCGAAATGTCGGAACCGGTAACGCCGGGACAAGCGATCCAATCGCCGGTACCGGCCCAGCAGCCGATGACGCTCGCTCCGGCCCAGCCCACGATGGTGGAAACGTCAAATCCGCTTCAGCCCGCTTTGTCGGAACCGACGCTGATTGGTCCGGTTGGCTACGACGCTTTGAGATTTTAA
- a CDS encoding nucleotide-binding protein produces the protein MNNVLRVALVDPTDSTREKLKSTLLGMEVIWLEAECSRYEFFADVVGQTNPDIGIVSLDANPEKALALIEDLHDSNPECSILVVSASTDGNLILRAMRSGAKEFLTHPVVLEDLMAALERISNQKFGKGESRTRGCRVITVGGATGGVGATSLAVNLGCILAANEKNNVVLIDLDLALGDADVFLDTIPDYTLVDVAQNIQRLDFNLLKRSLTKHSSGLYLLPRPVQLHDDSLISPSDFSRVIGLLKATFTHLIIDLSKGFRPLDFVAMREAHDNLMVIQLDLPCLRNVVRLMMSFAETDGLKEKTRIVVNRVGLDSGQISLKKAQETIGSEIYWQIPNDYRVMVEVRNNGVPLIEQAPRAGITQAISSLADALSGESKKTATGGGKAGISRWFGFLGGGKQGEPQPSLEGDEETATK, from the coding sequence ATGAACAACGTACTACGAGTCGCGTTGGTTGATCCAACCGACTCGACTCGAGAAAAGCTGAAGTCGACCCTGCTCGGCATGGAAGTGATTTGGCTCGAAGCCGAATGCTCTCGGTACGAGTTCTTCGCCGACGTTGTCGGGCAAACCAATCCTGACATCGGTATCGTCTCGTTAGACGCCAACCCCGAAAAGGCGTTGGCGTTGATTGAAGATCTGCACGACAGTAATCCTGAGTGCAGCATCCTGGTCGTGAGCGCCTCGACCGACGGCAACTTGATTTTGCGCGCGATGCGTTCGGGCGCCAAAGAGTTTTTGACCCACCCGGTGGTGCTCGAAGACTTGATGGCCGCGCTCGAGCGAATCAGCAATCAAAAGTTCGGCAAAGGGGAATCCCGCACACGCGGTTGCCGCGTGATTACGGTCGGCGGCGCCACCGGCGGCGTGGGCGCTACCAGCCTGGCGGTCAATCTCGGCTGCATCCTGGCGGCGAACGAAAAGAACAACGTCGTCCTGATCGACCTCGATCTGGCGCTGGGGGATGCGGACGTGTTTCTCGACACGATTCCGGATTACACGCTGGTCGACGTCGCCCAAAACATTCAACGTCTCGACTTCAACCTGCTGAAGCGATCGCTGACCAAGCACTCGTCGGGGCTGTATCTGCTGCCGCGGCCGGTCCAGTTGCACGACGACTCGCTCATCAGCCCGAGCGACTTTTCACGCGTGATCGGTTTGTTGAAGGCGACCTTTACGCATCTGATCATCGATCTGTCGAAGGGCTTCCGCCCGCTCGACTTCGTTGCGATGCGCGAAGCGCATGACAACCTAATGGTGATCCAGCTCGATCTTCCCTGCTTGCGGAACGTCGTGCGGCTGATGATGTCGTTCGCGGAAACCGACGGCCTGAAGGAAAAGACCCGCATCGTGGTGAACCGCGTCGGTCTCGACTCGGGCCAAATCAGCCTGAAAAAGGCGCAGGAAACGATCGGCAGCGAAATCTACTGGCAGATACCGAATGACTATCGCGTGATGGTCGAAGTTCGCAACAACGGCGTGCCGTTGATTGAGCAAGCGCCCCGAGCCGGCATTACGCAGGCGATTTCCAGCCTGGCCGACGCACTATCGGGCGAAAGCAAGAAGACGGCGACCGGCGGCGGCAAAGCCGGGATCAGCCGCTGGTTCGGTTTCCTGGGCGGCGGCAAACAGGGCGAGCCGCAACCGTCTCTGGAAGGGGACGAAGAAACCGCCACGAAGTAG
- a CDS encoding CpaF family protein has product MSVRSLNSDSKNGDAKQAEFENLKRRIHGKLVDKLDLSKVGELEGEVLRREIRLVVEHLCDTEETLLNRNERERLIEEVLDETFGLGPLELLLKDHAISDILINGPKQIYCEKGGRLEKSPVTFRDNNHLLQIIDRIVSRVGRRVDETCPMVDARLPDGSRFNAIIPPLALDGAAVSIRRFGSNPLKLEDLLNYKAFTPEMVMLLEGAIKARLNIIIAGGTGSGKTTLLNTLSSFISSAERIVTIEDAAELQLQQDHVVRLETRPSNVEGKGAVTATDLVRNALRMRPERIIIGECRGGETLDMLQAMNTGHEGSMTTIHANTPRDAIARVETLISMAGFELPIKAMRQQIASAVDLIIQANRLQGGPRRVTHITEVIGMEQDTVVMQDVYRYNKTGIDETGRARGQFEATGVRPNFMARLEAAGVRLPASAFRQRVMLVD; this is encoded by the coding sequence ATGTCCGTACGATCATTGAACTCCGATTCGAAAAACGGGGACGCCAAGCAGGCTGAATTCGAGAACCTGAAGCGTCGCATTCACGGCAAACTCGTAGATAAGCTCGACCTTTCCAAGGTAGGCGAACTGGAAGGCGAAGTGCTTCGCCGCGAAATCCGTCTCGTCGTCGAGCATCTCTGCGATACGGAAGAAACTCTGCTCAATCGCAACGAACGCGAACGTCTGATTGAAGAAGTTCTCGACGAAACGTTCGGTCTTGGCCCGCTCGAGTTGCTGCTCAAAGATCACGCGATCAGCGATATTTTGATCAACGGCCCCAAGCAGATCTATTGCGAAAAAGGGGGACGTCTTGAGAAGAGCCCGGTCACCTTCCGCGACAACAACCACTTGCTGCAAATCATCGACCGCATCGTTTCTCGCGTCGGTCGACGCGTTGACGAAACCTGCCCGATGGTCGACGCTCGTTTGCCGGACGGCTCTCGTTTCAATGCGATCATTCCTCCGCTGGCTCTCGACGGCGCCGCAGTGTCGATTCGCCGCTTCGGCTCGAATCCGCTGAAGCTGGAAGACCTGCTCAACTACAAAGCGTTCACGCCGGAAATGGTGATGCTGCTCGAAGGGGCGATCAAGGCTCGCTTGAACATCATCATCGCCGGCGGTACCGGTTCCGGTAAAACGACGCTGCTGAACACGCTGTCGAGCTTCATTTCGTCGGCCGAACGTATCGTGACGATCGAAGACGCGGCGGAACTTCAACTGCAGCAGGATCACGTGGTGCGGTTGGAAACGCGACCGTCGAACGTCGAAGGGAAGGGCGCCGTGACGGCGACCGACCTGGTTCGCAACGCCCTGCGTATGCGTCCTGAACGTATCATCATCGGCGAATGCCGCGGCGGCGAAACGCTCGACATGCTGCAGGCCATGAACACCGGCCACGAAGGTTCGATGACCACGATTCACGCCAATACGCCGCGCGACGCGATCGCGCGTGTTGAGACGCTGATTTCGATGGCCGGCTTCGAATTGCCGATCAAAGCGATGCGTCAACAGATCGCCAGCGCGGTCGACCTGATCATTCAGGCCAACCGTTTGCAAGGCGGTCCGCGTCGCGTTACGCATATCACCGAGGTGATCGGCATGGAGCAGGACACCGTCGTGATGCAAGACGTTTACCGATACAACAAAACCGGCATCGATGAGACAGGGCGAGCTCGAGGCCAGTTTGAAGCGACCGGCGTCCGACCGAACTTCATGGCGCGACTTGAAGCGGCAGGCGTTCGGCTTCCGGCCAGCGCGTTTCGACAGCGCGTGATGTTGGTCGACTAA
- a CDS encoding type II secretion system F family protein: MMSILIPIIVFLGIAALVGGVALSFRGAGSEEAEMRLDALTGSGQPRGKDAEQGAGLLSGFQDEGNALEAYILQYFNLRLFLDQADMSMSVANLVMMCGGLAAAGGILPILLRAPFWVAPISAAVVAGIPFLYVHFKRKSRLNKFGKQLPDALELISRALRAGHSLGAGFRLVSEEMDEPIGREFQKVFEAQNLGVSLEDAITDMTERVPNLDLKFFGTAVILQRQTGGDLAEILDKIGRLVRQRLELFGTIQALTGEGRISGIVLLGLPPALFVALWRLNPGYVMTLFTDPLGNKMLAGAVVMQLIGAYVIQKIIDIKV; encoded by the coding sequence ATGATGTCAATTTTGATTCCCATCATTGTATTTTTAGGCATCGCCGCATTGGTAGGCGGCGTAGCGCTTAGCTTCCGGGGCGCCGGAAGCGAAGAGGCGGAAATGCGTCTCGACGCGCTGACCGGATCGGGTCAGCCCCGCGGCAAAGATGCCGAACAGGGCGCCGGATTGCTCTCCGGTTTTCAGGATGAAGGAAACGCCCTGGAAGCCTACATTCTGCAGTATTTCAATCTGCGGTTGTTTTTGGATCAGGCCGACATGTCGATGTCGGTCGCCAATCTGGTGATGATGTGCGGCGGTCTGGCCGCGGCGGGCGGCATCCTGCCGATCTTGCTGCGAGCCCCGTTCTGGGTCGCGCCGATCTCGGCCGCGGTGGTCGCCGGCATTCCGTTTCTGTACGTCCATTTCAAACGGAAGTCGCGTCTGAATAAGTTCGGCAAGCAGTTGCCGGACGCGTTGGAACTGATCTCCCGGGCCCTTCGGGCCGGCCATAGCTTGGGCGCCGGGTTCCGCCTGGTGAGCGAAGAAATGGATGAGCCGATCGGTCGCGAGTTCCAGAAAGTGTTCGAGGCTCAGAACCTCGGCGTTTCGTTGGAAGATGCGATCACCGACATGACCGAACGCGTTCCGAACTTGGACCTGAAGTTCTTCGGCACCGCCGTCATTTTGCAGCGTCAAACGGGCGGCGACTTGGCGGAAATCTTGGATAAGATCGGCCGCCTGGTTCGTCAGCGTCTGGAACTGTTCGGCACGATCCAAGCCCTCACCGGCGAAGGTCGTATCTCCGGCATCGTGCTGCTTGGTCTGCCGCCGGCGCTCTTCGTCGCGCTGTGGCGACTCAATCCCGGCTACGTCATGACGCTGTTCACCGATCCGCTTGGCAACAAAATGTTGGCCGGGGCGGTCGTGATGCAGCTGATCGGGGCGTACGTCATTCAGAAAATCATCGATATCAAGGTGTAG
- a CDS encoding type II secretion system F family protein has translation METLFSWTFLVPLAVFGLFAAGVWWLVDAMSPAGTRAEDRLDDFKDPIGKKNREDRAGNAVSRVLEKATPVLSAPLQPKNAKDANALKEALTHAGFRSESAPQVFLGLKFACLMLGLIAGGGLVLFLGNYNQSDLFKGVAIAGVSFYIPSVGLWYLGKKRKEQIFRGLPDALDLMVVCVEAGLGLDQAMRRVSEEMKKTYRVIAEEFGLCNFQLQVGRARTDVLHELGNRTGVDDLRSLAAILIQADKFGSSIAQALRVQSDAMRTRRRQIAEEKAAKTAVKMIFPLVFFIFPGIFVVLVGPAAITVIREMLPMMAANS, from the coding sequence ATGGAAACCTTATTCAGCTGGACCTTCCTGGTACCGCTCGCCGTATTCGGTCTGTTTGCCGCGGGCGTATGGTGGCTTGTCGATGCGATGTCTCCCGCGGGCACCCGTGCGGAAGATCGCTTGGACGACTTCAAAGATCCGATCGGCAAGAAGAATCGTGAAGATCGCGCCGGAAACGCCGTTTCCAGAGTGCTGGAAAAGGCGACGCCTGTGTTGTCTGCTCCGCTGCAGCCGAAGAACGCCAAAGACGCCAACGCGCTGAAAGAAGCGCTGACGCACGCCGGATTCCGCAGCGAATCGGCGCCGCAAGTTTTCCTCGGGTTGAAGTTCGCCTGCTTGATGCTCGGCCTGATCGCCGGCGGCGGGTTGGTCCTCTTCCTGGGCAATTACAACCAAAGCGATCTGTTCAAAGGAGTCGCGATCGCCGGCGTTTCGTTCTACATTCCGTCGGTCGGTTTGTGGTACCTCGGTAAGAAACGAAAAGAGCAGATCTTCCGCGGTTTGCCTGACGCGCTCGACTTGATGGTCGTCTGCGTCGAAGCGGGCCTCGGTCTCGATCAAGCGATGCGTCGCGTTTCGGAAGAAATGAAAAAGACCTATCGGGTCATCGCCGAAGAGTTCGGCTTGTGCAACTTCCAATTGCAAGTCGGTCGCGCTCGCACCGACGTGTTGCACGAACTGGGCAATCGAACCGGCGTCGACGACCTCCGTTCGCTCGCGGCGATTTTGATTCAGGCCGACAAGTTCGGTTCGAGCATCGCCCAGGCGCTCCGCGTGCAGAGCGATGCGATGCGTACGCGTCGTCGACAGATTGCGGAAGAGAAAGCGGCGAAGACCGCGGTGAAGATGATTTTCCCGCTCGTCTTCTTCATCTTCCCCGGCATTTTCGTGGTGCTGGTCGGACCAGCGGCGATTACCGTTATCCGCGAGATGTTGCCGATGATGGCCGCGAACAGCTAA